A part of Streptomyces sp. NBC_01451 genomic DNA contains:
- a CDS encoding ricin-type beta-trefoil lectin domain protein — MSGRRRWFTGTWHRRFFGGLGLWTIPIALLALLVPVAIAGGFGTPGFLAGHADDGFGHHGGFSFDGKVWHPKKLPAAQVVGAHLLQPKTSRHPKGYKAPDTYRAQAADWPKAATAVVDLGPRTETQSKSKSKPESPSISKLVKAGSLPVWVAPADTAHGVDSVRVQTASHSQTLRTGANGMLLGITPSGTASARGRVKVVIDYSSIARAYGGGYGSRLRLVQLPGCALTTPERAECQKATPLKFTNRASAEQLTATVTIGSPSASASGSASGGDASDTPSPSPDTTGTSTPTAAPSPESPEPTDSSSASPEPSGSANGPEAMSERVAPLSASDASGTTALAVTSGASGSQGDYGATQLSAAGTWQASATGSFTYSYPISVPAAIGGNAPSVGLGYDSQSVDGETTARNSQASWVGDGWSYQVGYVERRYRSCGSLPDSDGKKLVKGSADECWGGDNAMLSFGSHSGVLVPDGVDSGVAGEIRQWRIQGDDGTVVQELSGAANGLHDGVYYRVLTTDGTAAYFGADHSPKDPGTGATLSADPADPSTHSAWGVPVLHPRSTDPCHDDAKGKASRCDKPEGWRWNLDFVVAPDGFVQRYDYTAESNYYDLGGGQAAATDDPDDTGTLTSYTRGGALTLISYGYTLDDEQAGRTPAAEVDFGLAQRCQTTSSFTDCSAGNLKDNTATHWPDVPWDLHCDSTDKTKMPDGATTVPTDVCVTAGPSFWTTTRLDSITTKVHVKATDQLTAVDAYQLGQVYSDAGGTVDPVSGTTVDPKDAGMLQAVMWLQSLRHTGKGTFGNGNSDIALNQVSFTGTEIDNRVDDDSPSAPPLYRPRISSIQTETGESVAVEYNSQPCKGKTLSIAHADSNTESCYPVYWTVPGASKPIADWFNKVTVDSVVTSDLTIAGQYKPDAQNNPAGSEAQISHYSYSGPAWHRDDDALTDDQYRTWDQFRGFRTVTVQTGQAPEPVTQQTTTYLQGMDGDYKADGTRRSVTVDAKVDGNTVLSVTDTDQLAGTDFQDTGYTQAGGKADTVSVNGPFTFTTTASAAQTPWTAWTQDDNPGGTRPDTSTLPDLTAHRIKASSSLQYELLADNTWRHTRTDTTYDSQGRLSTVNAHGDGVDPKQEKCATTTYADPPSSNTMMLAYPDRVTSVAGDCSTAPGASNLLTDKKIYYLGDGTPAQLGTFGSVSASGESTATQTATGYTGTTENWLTTSAMSYDGAGRVTDSYDATGQKTHTDFSPPWSSAGGNTNATGETSTNSKNWKVTSTLDALRGATLESVDANGRTTDMTYDALGRRTAVWLPGRDKSAGQSADRTFAYSIDPGAVPAPGGTVTQPGAPTSVTSKTLRDDGTYATSIQIYDGMLQPRQTQATAMGDSNSGRVVSDTFYDSHGWQVATYAPYSEPDNFPSTTLYAANENQIPSETTTTYDGEGRPLKETLWHQAVEQWHSSTGYPGADEVDTTAPAGGRSTASFTNAVGQTTSTVVKNTGSTVTLTGGSVIPSGTSLTSDSVRLTMQSDGNLVLSALATGATLWSSGTSGHAGAWARFGTDGNLVISSTAAAQLWTTGLTATTGATFQVRNDSTAAVVASNGTTVLWKQGTAAAVAAANTTTKYTYTPAGQVDSIKDNAGNTWSYTYNLLGQKLTQTDPNTGKTTFDKYDVAGNLLQTTDSRGQARSYTYDWDNRPTAEYAAAWSASPDQSKLLVSHVYDTLEKGYLTSSTRYVGGASGAAYTQAVTDYNTAYQPLGTTLTVPSSDGFAAAGQSSAPTSGSVTYTATNRYTDTIGLLSTTHYQADGHLPAEDIDFGYTQQGNLDGIGGFINSANTPAYLDTTVHDAFGRVLQANYGHTGKELATFAQYDVTTGRTTQTSSMLQTSTTALDVSNLRYNQAGELTAIDDLQDNTTHDTQCFTYDSFQRLTAAWTDTAGITDPSAFTPGAVGGCTTARVQTTTTSPIKTTTVGGPAPYWQTYTYDQLGDRTGTVNHDTSGNALNDTTQAITYPGTNGTAPATLPDQAGTATLTNLSGTATIASTYTDPTYANANAGDTISRKVTTTGPLTSSFTITGGGRRCVEDAGGSTTAGAKVQINTCGGATSQKWTIGTDGTVKVLGMCLDTTGNATTSGTLVVIDTCKTDATQKWKATTTGTLVSNANPAMCLTDPAASATTGTQLTLATCGGSGQTWTDAATGAIPAGQSQTFTYDAEGRTATVATTSGTHTNTSKYLYDAQGDLLEQTAAVDGTDKTRVLYLFGGAEQITLNVSAKTWTGLRNITGPDGTTVTRSSTGSVTYQVANGQGTAVTAVDASTLAVTRRSYDPFGNPRGTKPGSWVAADENHGFLGQPTDPVTGLDLLGARDYDPVLGRFLSPDPVFEAGDPNQMGGYAYAGDNPASGSDPNGLMLAPMDGGGGGCDAKCAAANDKAYASTTSSSGTKKHSSGGCSGFFGCAGHYFKKALPVAEKIATVVVVVAVVVVVVVAVAACAETVVAAPACLMAAGEAIGAVGGLAGGADCMAMGCGGGEPISGEEADSPPAVAGAGGAGKAPKASADAAPHDAGSGSGDAAAASGAGRESTKDSAGTNAAAPRKSDSQSEAAASSKSAATPDKPGTGNSGTTARSQCSFSPETPVLMAGGKTKAIGKIKTGDKVESADPRTGKHQSGRTVQHIWINHDTDLLDVTVRDKDGHTATLHTTANHPFWDDTTHTWKPAGELRPKDALNTVDNAHASVVRTRITPGTANRWNLTVQELHTYYVLAGSVPVLVHNTGCPTAAALRAAPHPDDVSFATSVDLSSKTAAEAGDIQAASGFATDIPDGYGRAMPEQVHAAMPTERTPFFFDNSGGPGAYYLSHAEKQASTLRPGISISVSRDMCDNCIAWFQERAVQLGIHLHVSDPTSINVFAPDGSWMAYDYPPWKG; from the coding sequence CAAGGTGGTCATCGACTACTCGTCGATCGCCCGCGCGTACGGCGGCGGTTACGGCTCCCGGCTGCGGCTGGTGCAACTGCCCGGCTGCGCGCTGACCACCCCGGAGCGGGCGGAGTGCCAGAAGGCCACGCCGCTGAAGTTCACCAACCGGGCGTCCGCCGAGCAGTTGACGGCGACGGTCACGATAGGCTCCCCCTCCGCCTCCGCGTCCGGCTCGGCTTCCGGCGGCGATGCCTCGGACACCCCCTCGCCGTCCCCGGACACCACCGGCACCAGCACCCCAACGGCGGCCCCCAGCCCCGAATCCCCGGAGCCCACTGACAGCAGCAGCGCATCTCCCGAACCATCCGGAAGCGCGAACGGCCCGGAAGCCATGTCGGAGCGCGTGGCCCCGCTGAGCGCGTCAGACGCCTCCGGCACCACGGCCCTTGCCGTGACCTCAGGCGCCTCCGGCTCCCAGGGCGACTACGGCGCCACGCAGTTGTCGGCCGCCGGTACCTGGCAGGCATCGGCCACCGGCTCCTTCACGTACTCCTACCCGATCTCCGTGCCGGCCGCGATCGGCGGCAACGCGCCCTCGGTGGGCCTGGGTTACGACTCCCAGTCCGTCGACGGGGAGACCACCGCCCGCAACTCCCAGGCCTCCTGGGTCGGCGACGGCTGGAGCTACCAGGTCGGCTATGTCGAGCGGCGCTACCGCAGCTGCGGCTCGCTGCCCGACTCCGACGGCAAGAAGCTCGTCAAGGGCTCGGCGGACGAGTGCTGGGGCGGGGACAACGCCATGCTCTCCTTCGGCTCCCACTCCGGAGTCCTGGTGCCCGACGGCGTCGACTCCGGGGTGGCCGGTGAGATCCGCCAGTGGCGCATCCAGGGTGACGACGGCACGGTCGTGCAGGAGCTGTCCGGCGCGGCCAACGGGCTGCACGACGGCGTCTACTACCGGGTGCTGACCACGGACGGCACGGCCGCCTACTTCGGCGCCGACCACTCGCCGAAGGACCCCGGCACCGGCGCCACCCTGTCCGCCGACCCGGCCGACCCCTCCACGCACTCCGCCTGGGGCGTCCCTGTCCTGCACCCGCGCTCCACCGACCCCTGCCACGACGACGCCAAGGGCAAGGCGTCGCGGTGCGACAAGCCCGAGGGCTGGCGCTGGAACCTCGACTTCGTCGTGGCGCCGGACGGGTTCGTGCAGCGCTACGACTACACCGCCGAATCCAACTACTACGACCTCGGCGGCGGTCAGGCGGCCGCGACCGATGACCCGGACGACACCGGAACCCTCACCTCCTACACCCGCGGCGGCGCGCTGACGCTGATCTCGTACGGCTACACGCTGGACGACGAGCAGGCGGGCCGCACCCCGGCCGCCGAGGTCGACTTCGGGCTGGCCCAGCGCTGCCAGACCACCAGCAGTTTCACCGACTGCTCGGCCGGCAACCTCAAGGACAACACCGCCACCCACTGGCCGGACGTGCCGTGGGACCTGCACTGCGACTCCACTGACAAGACCAAGATGCCCGACGGCGCCACCACCGTCCCCACCGACGTGTGCGTCACCGCCGGCCCCAGCTTCTGGACCACGACCCGGCTGGACTCCATCACCACCAAGGTCCATGTGAAGGCCACCGACCAGCTCACCGCGGTCGACGCCTACCAGCTGGGCCAGGTCTACTCGGACGCGGGCGGCACCGTCGACCCGGTCTCCGGTACCACCGTGGACCCCAAGGACGCCGGAATGCTGCAGGCCGTGATGTGGCTGCAGTCCCTGCGCCACACCGGCAAGGGCACCTTCGGCAACGGCAACAGCGACATCGCGCTAAACCAGGTGTCGTTCACCGGCACCGAGATCGACAACCGGGTCGACGACGACTCCCCGTCCGCGCCCCCGCTGTACCGGCCGCGGATCTCCAGCATCCAGACGGAGACCGGCGAGTCCGTCGCCGTCGAGTACAACTCGCAGCCCTGCAAGGGCAAGACGCTGTCGATCGCCCACGCCGACAGCAACACCGAGTCCTGCTACCCCGTCTACTGGACGGTTCCCGGCGCCTCGAAGCCGATCGCGGACTGGTTCAACAAGGTCACGGTCGACAGCGTCGTCACGTCCGACCTCACGATCGCCGGCCAGTACAAGCCGGACGCCCAGAACAACCCGGCCGGCTCGGAAGCCCAGATCTCCCACTACAGCTACTCGGGCCCGGCCTGGCACCGCGACGACGACGCGCTGACCGACGACCAGTACCGCACGTGGGACCAGTTCCGCGGCTTCCGCACCGTCACCGTGCAGACCGGGCAGGCCCCCGAACCCGTCACCCAGCAGACCACCACCTATCTGCAGGGCATGGACGGCGACTACAAGGCCGACGGCACCCGCCGCTCCGTCACCGTCGACGCCAAGGTCGACGGCAACACGGTCCTCAGTGTCACCGACACCGACCAACTGGCCGGCACCGACTTCCAGGACACCGGCTACACCCAGGCCGGCGGCAAAGCCGACACGGTCAGTGTCAACGGCCCGTTCACCTTCACCACCACGGCCTCCGCCGCCCAGACACCGTGGACGGCATGGACCCAGGACGACAACCCCGGCGGGACCAGGCCCGACACCTCCACCCTGCCCGACCTCACCGCGCACCGCATCAAGGCCAGCAGTTCCCTGCAGTACGAGCTCCTCGCCGACAACACCTGGCGGCACACCAGGACCGACACCACGTACGACAGCCAGGGGCGGCTGTCCACCGTCAACGCGCACGGCGACGGCGTCGACCCCAAGCAGGAGAAGTGCGCCACCACGACGTACGCCGACCCGCCGTCGTCGAACACGATGATGCTGGCCTACCCCGACCGGGTCACCTCGGTCGCCGGTGACTGCTCCACCGCGCCGGGCGCGAGCAACCTGCTGACGGACAAGAAGATCTATTACCTCGGCGACGGCACCCCCGCCCAGCTGGGCACCTTCGGAAGCGTCTCCGCCTCCGGCGAGTCCACCGCGACGCAGACCGCCACCGGCTACACCGGCACGACCGAGAACTGGCTGACCACCTCGGCCATGAGCTACGACGGAGCCGGCCGCGTCACCGACTCCTACGATGCCACCGGGCAGAAGACGCACACCGACTTCAGCCCCCCGTGGAGCAGCGCGGGCGGCAACACCAATGCCACCGGCGAGACCTCCACCAACAGCAAGAACTGGAAGGTCACCTCCACGCTCGACGCCCTGCGCGGCGCCACGCTGGAGAGCGTCGACGCCAACGGCCGCACGACCGACATGACCTACGACGCGCTCGGCCGACGCACCGCGGTCTGGCTGCCCGGCCGGGACAAGTCCGCGGGCCAGAGCGCGGACCGTACCTTCGCGTACTCCATCGACCCCGGAGCCGTCCCCGCACCGGGCGGCACCGTCACCCAGCCCGGCGCCCCGACATCCGTCACGTCGAAGACGCTGCGCGACGACGGCACGTACGCCACCTCCATCCAGATCTACGACGGCATGCTCCAGCCCCGCCAGACCCAGGCCACCGCCATGGGCGACTCCAACTCGGGCCGGGTCGTCTCCGACACCTTCTACGACTCCCACGGCTGGCAGGTCGCCACCTACGCGCCCTACTCGGAGCCGGACAACTTCCCCTCCACCACGCTGTACGCGGCGAACGAGAACCAGATCCCCTCCGAGACCACCACCACCTACGACGGTGAGGGCCGGCCCCTGAAGGAGACCCTCTGGCACCAGGCCGTCGAGCAGTGGCACAGCTCCACCGGCTACCCCGGCGCCGACGAGGTCGACACCACCGCGCCGGCCGGAGGCCGCTCCACCGCCTCCTTCACCAACGCCGTCGGCCAGACCACCAGCACGGTCGTGAAGAACACCGGCTCCACCGTCACTCTGACGGGCGGCTCGGTGATTCCCTCGGGCACGTCGCTGACCTCCGACAGTGTGCGCCTGACGATGCAGTCCGACGGCAACCTCGTCCTGTCCGCCCTGGCGACCGGCGCGACCCTGTGGTCCTCGGGCACCTCCGGCCACGCCGGCGCCTGGGCCAGGTTCGGCACCGACGGCAACCTGGTGATCTCCAGCACGGCCGCGGCCCAGCTGTGGACCACCGGCCTGACCGCGACCACCGGCGCCACCTTCCAGGTCCGCAACGACTCCACGGCCGCCGTCGTCGCCTCCAACGGCACCACCGTGCTGTGGAAGCAGGGCACCGCGGCCGCCGTCGCCGCCGCGAACACCACCACCAAGTACACCTACACCCCGGCTGGCCAGGTCGACTCGATCAAGGACAACGCGGGCAACACCTGGTCCTACACCTACAACCTGCTCGGCCAGAAGCTGACCCAGACCGACCCGAACACCGGCAAGACCACGTTCGACAAGTACGACGTCGCCGGCAACCTGCTGCAGACCACCGACTCCCGAGGCCAGGCACGGTCCTACACCTACGACTGGGACAACCGCCCCACCGCCGAGTACGCCGCTGCCTGGTCGGCCAGCCCCGACCAGTCCAAGCTGCTGGTCTCCCACGTTTACGACACGCTGGAGAAGGGCTACCTCACCTCCTCCACCCGCTACGTCGGCGGCGCCTCGGGAGCCGCGTACACCCAGGCCGTCACCGACTACAACACGGCCTACCAGCCGCTGGGCACCACGCTGACCGTCCCGTCGTCCGACGGCTTCGCCGCCGCGGGCCAGTCCAGCGCCCCCACCTCCGGCAGCGTCACCTACACCGCCACCAACCGCTACACCGACACCATTGGCCTGCTGTCCACCACGCACTACCAGGCGGACGGTCACCTGCCGGCCGAGGACATCGACTTCGGCTACACGCAGCAGGGCAACCTCGACGGCATCGGCGGTTTCATCAACTCCGCCAACACCCCCGCCTACCTCGACACCACCGTCCACGATGCCTTCGGACGCGTGCTCCAGGCGAACTACGGCCACACCGGCAAGGAACTGGCGACCTTCGCCCAGTACGACGTGACGACGGGCCGCACTACGCAGACCAGCAGCATGCTGCAGACCTCGACGACCGCCCTGGACGTCAGCAACCTGCGCTACAACCAGGCCGGCGAACTCACCGCGATCGACGACCTGCAGGACAACACCACCCACGACACCCAGTGCTTCACCTACGACTCCTTCCAGCGGCTGACCGCCGCATGGACGGACACCGCGGGGATCACCGACCCGAGCGCGTTCACGCCCGGCGCGGTCGGTGGCTGCACCACCGCACGGGTGCAGACCACCACCACGTCCCCCATCAAGACCACCACTGTCGGCGGCCCGGCCCCGTACTGGCAGACCTACACCTACGACCAGCTCGGCGACCGCACCGGCACCGTCAACCACGACACCAGCGGCAACGCCCTCAACGACACCACGCAGGCCATCACTTACCCCGGCACCAACGGCACGGCGCCCGCGACGCTGCCCGACCAGGCGGGAACGGCGACCCTCACCAACCTCTCCGGTACGGCGACCATCGCCTCCACCTACACCGACCCCACCTACGCCAACGCGAACGCCGGCGACACCATCAGCCGGAAGGTGACCACCACCGGCCCGCTGACCAGCTCCTTCACCATCACCGGCGGCGGCAGGCGGTGCGTCGAGGACGCGGGCGGCTCCACCACCGCCGGAGCCAAGGTGCAGATCAACACCTGCGGCGGCGCCACCAGCCAGAAGTGGACCATCGGCACCGACGGCACCGTGAAGGTCCTCGGCATGTGCCTGGACACCACAGGCAACGCCACCACTAGCGGCACCCTCGTGGTGATCGACACCTGCAAGACCGACGCCACCCAGAAGTGGAAGGCCACCACCACCGGCACCCTGGTCAGCAACGCCAACCCCGCGATGTGCCTGACCGACCCGGCCGCCTCCGCCACCACCGGCACCCAGCTGACCCTCGCCACCTGCGGCGGCAGCGGCCAGACCTGGACCGACGCGGCCACCGGCGCCATCCCGGCTGGCCAGAGCCAGACCTTCACCTACGACGCCGAAGGCCGCACCGCCACCGTCGCGACGACCTCCGGCACCCACACCAACACCAGCAAGTACCTCTACGACGCCCAGGGCGACCTGCTCGAACAGACCGCCGCCGTCGACGGCACCGACAAGACCCGCGTCCTCTACCTCTTCGGCGGCGCCGAGCAGATCACCCTCAACGTCTCCGCCAAGACCTGGACCGGCCTGCGCAACATCACCGGCCCCGACGGCACCACCGTCACCCGCTCCAGCACCGGCTCCGTCACCTACCAGGTCGCCAACGGCCAGGGCACCGCCGTCACCGCCGTCGACGCCTCCACCCTGGCCGTCACCCGCCGCTCCTACGACCCCTTCGGCAACCCCCGCGGCACCAAGCCCGGCTCCTGGGTGGCAGCCGACGAGAACCACGGCTTCCTCGGCCAGCCCACCGACCCCGTGACCGGCCTCGACCTGCTGGGCGCCCGCGACTACGACCCCGTACTGGGCCGCTTCCTCAGCCCCGACCCGGTCTTCGAGGCCGGCGACCCCAACCAGATGGGCGGCTACGCCTACGCCGGAGACAACCCGGCCAGCGGCTCCGACCCGAACGGTCTGATGCTGGCCCCGATGGACGGCGGCGGAGGAGGCTGCGACGCCAAGTGCGCTGCCGCCAACGACAAGGCGTACGCCTCCACCACCTCCTCCAGCGGCACGAAGAAGCACAGCAGCGGCGGCTGCTCGGGCTTCTTCGGATGCGCGGGGCACTACTTCAAGAAGGCACTGCCGGTCGCCGAGAAGATCGCGACCGTCGTCGTCGTCGTCGCCGTGGTCGTGGTGGTCGTCGTCGCAGTCGCCGCCTGCGCCGAGACCGTGGTCGCGGCCCCCGCATGTCTCATGGCAGCGGGCGAGGCGATCGGAGCGGTCGGCGGTCTGGCCGGCGGCGCGGACTGCATGGCCATGGGCTGCGGCGGAGGTGAACCCATAAGCGGAGAGGAAGCGGACTCACCACCCGCAGTGGCCGGTGCCGGCGGGGCCGGCAAGGCCCCGAAGGCCTCCGCCGACGCCGCACCGCACGACGCCGGCAGCGGCTCGGGCGACGCGGCCGCCGCCTCGGGCGCGGGAAGGGAATCCACCAAGGACTCCGCCGGCACCAACGCGGCAGCGCCCAGAAAGTCCGACTCCCAGAGCGAGGCGGCGGCATCGAGCAAGTCGGCGGCCACCCCGGACAAACCCGGCACGGGCAACTCGGGCACCACGGCTCGCTCGCAGTGCAGCTTCTCGCCGGAGACGCCGGTCCTCATGGCAGGCGGCAAGACCAAGGCCATCGGCAAGATCAAGACCGGTGACAAGGTCGAGTCGGCCGACCCCAGAACGGGCAAGCACCAGAGCGGTCGCACCGTTCAGCACATCTGGATCAACCACGACACGGACCTCCTCGACGTCACCGTCCGCGACAAGGACGGCCACACCGCAACCCTCCACACTACGGCCAACCACCCCTTCTGGGACGACACCACCCACACCTGGAAGCCAGCCGGCGAACTCCGCCCCAAAGACGCCCTCAACACGGTCGACAACGCTCACGCCTCCGTCGTCAGGACCCGGATCACACCCGGTACGGCGAACCGCTGGAACCTCACGGTCCAGGAACTGCACACGTACTACGTGCTCGCCGGAAGTGTGCCGGTTCTTGTGCACAACACGGGTTGCCCGACAGCCGCTGCCCTCCGCGCGGCTCCTCATCCCGATGATGTCTCATTCGCTACTTCCGTGGATCTGAGCAGCAAGACGGCAGCGGAAGCCGGAGACATTCAGGCGGCCAGCGGTTTCGCCACGGACATCCCCGACGGTTACGGGAGGGCGATGCCCGAACAGGTGCACGCGGCAATGCCGACAGAGCGCACACCGTTCTTCTTCGATAATTCTGGAGGACCCGGCGCTTACTACCTGTCCCATGCCGAGAAGCAGGCTTCGACTCTGCGTCCCGGTATCTCGATCTCTGTCAGTCGAGACATGTGCGACAACTGTATTGCCTGGTTCCAGGAAAGGGCCGTCCAGCTGGGAATTCATCTGCATGTGTCCGACCCGACATCCATCAACGTATTTGCACCGGATGGGTCGTGGATGGCGTACGACTATCCACCCTGGAAGGGCTAG